One window of Nicotiana tomentosiformis chromosome 11, ASM39032v3, whole genome shotgun sequence genomic DNA carries:
- the LOC108943003 gene encoding uncharacterized protein has translation MEFFGFLSILKESLQLLPRNKKLLALTSFLYFLISSILFSILNFKLKFLIHDISLKVSILSISTSNTFKITKILADIKEDFQILLTLYVALVIILFFISFLYAIATIILSFISYNNTNISLKDFVLRISRAFKYAIITGLYTKMFGIGYIFIILFLLSPLLISTSNIFLFSIAIFVGIISFFFFQYLSVVWILALIISVVEENYYGIKAIAKAGSLIKGKRLHGFILNVLFSIVSLLLYKSYLKMNLGAKGVINQTLVSLFLVNFSSLVSFLCLVAYTVLYFHCKKNHGEEVELQWNFEYSKV, from the coding sequence ATGGAGTTTTTTGGTTTTCTCTCAATTCTCAAAGAATCCCTTCAACTTCTTCCAAGAAATAAAAAGTTATTAGCACTAACaagttttctttattttcttatttcctctatCCTCTTCTCAATTTTgaatttcaaacttaaattcttgatcCATGATATTTCTCTCAAGGTATCAATTTTATCTATTTCAACCTCTAATACCTTTAAAATCACCAAAATTCTTGCTGATATTAAAGAGGATTTCCAAATTCTTCTCACTTTATATGTTGCACTTGTTATTATTCTATTTTTCATCTCTTTTCTATATGCAATTGCAACAATTATATTATCTTTCATTTCTTATAATAATACCAATATTTCTCTCAAAGACTTTGTCTTAAGAATTTCCAGGGCATTTAAATATGCAATTATAACTGGATTATACACGAAAATGTTCGGTATTGGTTACATTTTTATTATCTTATTTTTGCTAAGTCCTCTTTTAATTTCCACttccaatattttccttttctccATAGCAATCTTTGTTGGAataatttctttcttcttctttcaatATTTATCGGTTGTTTGGATATTGGCTTTAATTATTTCAGTGGTTGAAGAAAATTATTATGGAATTAAGGCAATAGCAAAAGCTGGATCACTTATTAAGGGGAAGAGATTACATGgatttattttaaatgtcttatttTCTATAGTTTCATTATTATTGTACAAAAGTTATTTGAAGATGAACCTAGGTGCAAAAGGAGTAATTAACCAGACACTTGTGTCTTTATTTCTGGTTAATTTTTCTTCTTTGGTTAGTTTCTTGTGTTTAGTGGCATATACTGTGCTCTATTTTCATTGCAAGAAGAATCATGGAGAAGAAGTTGAATTGCAGTGGAATTTTGAGTATAGCAAAGTATAA